A single genomic interval of Salinarchaeum sp. IM2453 harbors:
- a CDS encoding transposase: MVEEAFKYAATPEDAETATAAWADIQTCREVYNHALTQEYRPRPDYNKPSYTELQNNLTGPNRWKQRWPEWQSVYSKCLQMAIRRIKQSESVLESLQDRGYDVGRLKWKPPREFRSIVYNQSGFDVDHNTDRAEHAIVNFSNIGDFHLTYHRPLPDDGEITQIILKKEKTGDWSVSIVVDYDPEYPDKPPVEKIDPADTVGIDLGITTFIHDSDGRSFESLDEQRARARIERRHRNLSRKTYDSNNWEKARQKLAQAYNRLQNRREDYREKLANEYTTRYDAVFLEDMDVKAMTENGGNSRNIASMSWRETIQAFKRHGKKNGCHVIEVPPEGTTKRCSQCGCETDKPLWVREHSCPACGFEADRDYNAALEIKRLGLEQLGVEAQTMTVGQGMAESTPAETALPGETEEPSDDVSPKRVVEPGSPCLKEPPTAASRQG; this comes from the coding sequence GTGGTTGAGGAGGCGTTCAAGTACGCTGCAACGCCGGAAGACGCTGAGACAGCGACTGCTGCATGGGCCGATATTCAGACGTGTCGAGAAGTATACAATCACGCGCTCACACAAGAATATCGGCCACGTCCAGACTACAACAAACCATCCTATACAGAACTGCAGAACAACCTCACCGGCCCCAATAGATGGAAACAACGCTGGCCAGAGTGGCAAAGCGTGTATTCCAAGTGCCTGCAAATGGCGATCCGGCGCATCAAGCAAAGCGAAAGCGTCCTTGAATCACTCCAAGATCGGGGGTACGACGTTGGGCGGTTGAAATGGAAACCACCACGAGAGTTCCGCAGTATCGTGTACAACCAGTCTGGTTTCGACGTGGATCATAACACGGATCGGGCTGAGCATGCGATCGTGAACTTCTCCAACATCGGTGACTTTCATCTCACCTACCACCGCCCACTCCCCGACGACGGCGAGATTACACAAATCATCCTGAAAAAAGAAAAAACCGGTGACTGGTCCGTCAGCATTGTCGTTGATTACGACCCGGAATACCCGGACAAACCACCTGTCGAGAAGATTGACCCGGCAGATACAGTTGGGATTGATCTCGGCATCACGACGTTTATCCACGACTCGGACGGTCGGTCGTTCGAATCACTTGACGAACAGCGTGCCCGTGCCCGAATCGAACGCCGACACCGCAATCTCTCCCGGAAAACATACGACTCGAACAACTGGGAGAAAGCCCGGCAGAAACTCGCTCAAGCATACAACCGATTGCAGAACCGTCGTGAAGACTACCGGGAGAAACTCGCCAATGAATACACCACTCGGTACGACGCAGTGTTTCTCGAAGACATGGACGTGAAAGCGATGACAGAAAATGGTGGGAACAGTCGGAACATTGCATCGATGTCGTGGCGGGAAACGATTCAAGCGTTCAAACGTCACGGGAAGAAAAACGGGTGTCACGTGATTGAAGTGCCGCCAGAAGGCACGACGAAACGCTGTTCACAATGTGGGTGTGAGACAGACAAACCGTTATGGGTACGTGAGCATTCCTGCCCGGCGTGTGGGTTCGAAGCTGACAGGGACTACAATGCCGCGCTCGAAATCAAGCGTCTGGGGCTGGAGCAACTTGGAGTGGAAGCACAGACGATGACAGTAGGTCAGGGCATGGCCGAATCAACGCCTGCAGAGACTGCGCTCCCTGGGGAGACTGAGGAACCATCCGATGATGTGTCTCCAAAGCGCGTCGTTGAACCAGGAAGCCCCTGCCTCAAGGAGCCGCCAACGGCGGCGAGTAGGCAGGGGTAG
- a CDS encoding YbjQ family protein, translated as MRVVTTETVPGEEIEETLGIARGNTVKARNVGRDITQSIRNLAGGELKAYSELLTDARDEALDRMVEDARDLGADAVVNVRMETSTITGGGSEVIAYGTAVRFK; from the coding sequence ATGCGAGTTGTAACAACAGAAACAGTCCCAGGCGAAGAGATTGAAGAAACACTTGGTATTGCACGTGGAAATACGGTCAAAGCACGAAATGTCGGTCGAGATATTACACAAAGTATTCGGAATCTTGCGGGCGGGGAACTGAAAGCATACTCAGAGCTACTTACAGATGCACGCGATGAGGCGCTTGATCGGATGGTTGAGGATGCACGAGATTTAGGTGCTGATGCTGTCGTCAACGTTCGGATGGAAACATCAACGATTACTGGTGGCGGATCAGAAGTCATTGCTTACGGAACTGCAGTCCGGTTCAAATAA
- a CDS encoding DUF2070 family protein — protein sequence MSVRQKSHFLSQWIGLTVGTGALVLAPIGLLVLGAREAATQSDFSYILAGLIVMIGSILISVNYEFSSRTISPDWSLGLEKSLYTGIISIVIGAVMTYGLSRHAGFSVIVAASVVGILGGIVAGKYSSLVYCGAFVGMTSPSIFGSYLHVVGAAILASFVWYLSRPMFRGMGGKLGTVAFVGVIILVLSGGYSVEQHHTAGLETLYLAIIYSVLGALGTYLLHTSGKTDNVIASATVGLVGGAMLPFIHASGELLAASVFAASFAGMSTPERIPSSSWMASVGILSAVGVVYTTATKDGCGGLLGAIAFGSSLIIYGIVQLLRK from the coding sequence GTGAGTGTTAGACAGAAAAGTCACTTTCTATCTCAGTGGATTGGCCTGACAGTTGGGACAGGTGCACTCGTTCTCGCCCCTATCGGTTTGCTTGTGCTCGGAGCCAGAGAAGCAGCCACACAAAGTGATTTTTCATATATCCTTGCTGGACTTATCGTAATGATTGGAAGTATACTCATCAGCGTTAATTATGAATTCTCGTCTCGAACAATCTCACCTGACTGGTCTCTTGGACTAGAAAAGTCTCTGTACACTGGTATAATCAGCATCGTTATCGGCGCTGTCATGACGTACGGCTTATCACGACATGCTGGCTTTTCGGTAATTGTTGCTGCAAGCGTTGTTGGCATTCTTGGTGGTATTGTCGCTGGTAAGTACAGTTCACTTGTTTATTGCGGTGCGTTTGTCGGTATGACGTCTCCTTCCATCTTCGGTAGTTATCTTCATGTCGTTGGTGCTGCGATACTGGCAAGCTTTGTTTGGTACCTTTCCCGTCCGATGTTTCGGGGAATGGGAGGAAAGCTTGGCACTGTCGCATTTGTTGGGGTAATAATTTTAGTATTGTCTGGTGGATATTCTGTTGAGCAACACCACACTGCAGGACTGGAGACACTCTATCTTGCAATTATCTATTCAGTTTTGGGCGCATTAGGAACCTACTTACTACATACCAGCGGTAAGACAGATAATGTGATTGCATCAGCAACTGTCGGACTTGTTGGTGGTGCTATGCTCCCATTCATCCACGCTTCTGGCGAACTTCTCGCAGCAAGTGTATTTGCTGCTTCATTCGCTGGCATGAGTACCCCAGAGCGAATCCCAAGCTCCTCGTGGATGGCAAGTGTAGGTATTTTATCTGCTGTTGGTGTTGTTTATACAACAGCAACTAAAGACGGCTGTGGTGGATTGCTCGGAGCGATTGCTTTCGGAAGTTCGCTTATCATTTACGGCATTGTGCAGTTGCTGAGAAAATAA
- a CDS encoding universal stress protein yields the protein MTILGYHVLPEQTSPDQARLQYEDRATEALEDLKAEFESAGCKADHRLVFTHSQKQTIERITDEIGAQAFVIPGMAGQIDRLLVSLSDKVDIGNILSFVESLVVDRDIGVTLFTARDSGLDSEQIASATKRLQEAGIDVQTESGGEDTQRQPGEPVAFSTLAEAAGGHGAVVMGEQSPTLRSSLFGDKKPEQVASECVSPVLVVNRLGKSEM from the coding sequence GTGACAATTCTTGGGTATCATGTGCTTCCAGAGCAGACCTCACCAGATCAAGCACGTTTGCAATATGAAGACCGCGCAACCGAAGCGTTAGAGGATCTTAAGGCAGAGTTTGAATCTGCGGGCTGTAAGGCAGACCACCGTCTCGTATTTACGCACAGTCAAAAACAGACAATAGAGCGAATTACAGATGAGATTGGTGCACAAGCGTTCGTGATCCCGGGGATGGCAGGACAGATTGACCGGTTACTCGTTTCGCTGTCCGATAAAGTTGATATTGGAAATATTCTATCGTTTGTAGAGTCACTCGTCGTAGATCGCGATATCGGCGTAACCCTATTTACTGCACGGGACTCCGGGTTGGATTCGGAACAAATTGCGTCTGCAACTAAGCGGCTCCAAGAAGCGGGAATAGATGTACAGACTGAGTCTGGGGGGGAGGATACACAGCGGCAACCGGGAGAGCCAGTGGCTTTTAGCACACTCGCAGAAGCAGCTGGAGGTCATGGCGCAGTTGTAATGGGTGAGCAATCTCCGACACTTAGATCATCACTTTTTGGTGACAAAAAGCCCGAACAAGTAGCCTCAGAGTGTGTCAGTCCTGTATTAGTCGTTAATCGTTTAGGGAAAAGTGAGATGTGA
- a CDS encoding cation acetate symporter, whose product MIDPILLDAVSGFFDGGFKLIPALTLAAMLVVFLGVGYFFRVAAVDDMWVAGRSIGSIENGMAIAANWMSVAAYLGVASTVALLGYFGLAYVVGWTTGYFILLIFLAAQFRRFGKYTAPDFVGDRYYSDLGRAIAATTTLLIAFVYIIAQGNGLGLMAQYIFGVPYEYGVILLMSITIGYVALSGMLGATKNMALQYVILISAFLLGLYATGWTQGWSTFIPFIEYGEQATAMAEIERQYTEPFTDASYYHWIALCVSLIAGTCGLPHVLVRFYTADNERNARWATVWGLFFTLLLFLGTTVYAAFGSRLYQEQVGDYTDMTDTASEILVVFTTYLAGLPEWLVGIVAAGAIAAGLATTAGLFISASSAAAHDIYTNLYKPNATQREQMIVGRSTILILGAIVTVLALNPPALIAEVVGMSFALAGTVLFPVFFLGLWWENATREGAIAGMIVGLIIGFGSILNEVLPQYIGAISGEAIFPTFATVVPATSSSLVGVPAVMLTIIIVSLFTEEPPQDVKRLVRQCHSPRPMDDMQSAEEAVADGGNPQDD is encoded by the coding sequence ATGATTGATCCAATTTTACTTGACGCTGTTTCTGGATTCTTTGACGGTGGGTTCAAACTCATCCCGGCACTAACCCTTGCGGCGATGTTGGTTGTATTTCTGGGTGTTGGTTACTTTTTCCGTGTTGCTGCTGTCGATGATATGTGGGTTGCTGGCCGGTCCATTGGATCAATTGAGAATGGCATGGCCATTGCCGCTAACTGGATGAGCGTTGCAGCGTATCTTGGTGTTGCGTCAACGGTTGCACTACTGGGGTACTTTGGCCTTGCATATGTTGTTGGGTGGACTACTGGATACTTCATCCTATTAATCTTCCTTGCAGCCCAGTTCCGTCGATTCGGAAAGTACACTGCTCCGGACTTTGTCGGAGACCGTTACTATTCTGATCTTGGTCGAGCAATCGCTGCTACAACAACACTTCTAATTGCTTTTGTTTACATTATCGCACAGGGTAATGGCCTCGGCCTGATGGCTCAGTATATCTTCGGTGTCCCATATGAGTATGGTGTTATTTTGCTCATGTCGATTACAATTGGATACGTCGCTCTATCTGGGATGCTTGGGGCAACAAAAAACATGGCACTACAGTATGTTATCCTAATCTCAGCGTTTTTACTCGGGCTTTACGCCACTGGCTGGACTCAAGGGTGGTCTACTTTTATCCCATTCATTGAGTACGGTGAGCAAGCAACCGCGATGGCTGAGATTGAACGCCAGTATACTGAGCCCTTTACTGATGCCAGCTACTATCATTGGATTGCTCTTTGTGTGAGTTTAATTGCTGGAACATGTGGCCTTCCGCACGTTCTTGTTCGGTTCTATACTGCAGACAACGAGCGAAATGCTCGCTGGGCAACGGTTTGGGGACTATTCTTTACACTTCTGTTGTTCTTAGGTACAACGGTGTACGCCGCATTTGGATCCCGTTTATACCAAGAACAGGTTGGAGATTACACTGATATGACTGATACTGCCTCTGAAATTCTTGTTGTTTTCACAACGTACTTAGCTGGCTTACCCGAGTGGTTGGTTGGTATTGTCGCCGCTGGTGCTATTGCTGCTGGTCTCGCGACAACTGCTGGCCTATTTATTTCTGCCTCTTCGGCAGCTGCTCACGATATCTATACAAATCTGTATAAACCAAACGCGACGCAGCGAGAGCAGATGATTGTTGGTCGATCAACAATCCTCATTCTCGGTGCTATCGTTACGGTCTTGGCGCTTAACCCACCGGCGCTGATTGCTGAAGTCGTTGGTATGTCGTTCGCCCTTGCAGGTACCGTTTTGTTCCCTGTCTTTTTCCTTGGTCTTTGGTGGGAGAATGCGACTCGAGAAGGGGCAATTGCTGGAATGATTGTTGGCCTTATTATCGGCTTTGGATCGATTCTTAATGAAGTCCTTCCACAGTACATTGGAGCTATTTCAGGAGAAGCAATTTTCCCAACATTTGCTACTGTCGTTCCAGCGACTTCTTCGTCTCTTGTCGGTGTTCCGGCGGTAATGCTCACCATTATTATTGTCTCTTTGTTCACAGAGGAGCCACCTCAGGATGTCAAGCGACTTGTCCGCCAATGTCACAGTCCTCGTCCAATGGATGATATGCAATCAGCTGAGGAAGCAGTCGCAGACGGTGGAAATCCGCAGGACGACTAA
- a CDS encoding APC family permease, with amino-acid sequence MGERQGDTGVNSPPHSEESVVETDEATITEHSELERTLGLAGGLAIGIGTMIGAGIFVFPGLAGSEVGTAATASFAVGGVVALLVALPTSELATAMPKSGGGYYFISRGLGTLAGTIVGLSLWLGLVFATAFYLVGLGYYALDALAEVGISISISSGVLVSVLAVVFGIGFTILNVTGTENAAKLQNGIVALLLSMLVVFLAFGMLEAFGIVDADTPPSEAENVWEVVPILSVAALVFTSYLGFAQVATVAGEMKDPGRNLPLAMIGSVLIVTALYVVTIFVATDVFDQTALEAAGETAMVEIGRELLGTPGALVIIIGGLLATMSSANASILSTSRAIYGVSKDALLPQRASQINLQYGTPHIALGMAGGPIIVLAATRQVQLLAEVASFLHLIMYGLICVALLAIRRDEPEWYDPDFRVPGGPVIPVLGAIASFGLILFMNRLSIAVGIGVIAVTVGWYLYYARDVKLKGVL; translated from the coding sequence ATGGGTGAAAGACAAGGTGATACTGGAGTAAATTCTCCGCCACACAGTGAAGAATCAGTTGTAGAAACCGATGAAGCGACGATCACAGAACATTCTGAGCTTGAACGAACACTCGGATTAGCAGGTGGGCTCGCAATCGGTATTGGAACGATGATCGGAGCGGGAATCTTTGTATTTCCTGGGCTTGCTGGGTCAGAAGTTGGCACAGCGGCAACAGCCTCATTTGCAGTTGGAGGCGTTGTTGCATTGCTAGTAGCACTTCCAACATCCGAACTGGCAACAGCGATGCCGAAAAGCGGTGGAGGGTATTATTTTATATCTCGGGGGCTTGGTACACTAGCTGGGACAATTGTTGGATTATCACTATGGCTTGGGTTGGTATTTGCGACCGCTTTTTACCTTGTTGGGCTAGGGTATTACGCTTTAGATGCACTCGCCGAGGTTGGAATTTCAATTAGTATAAGCTCAGGCGTTCTTGTATCCGTGCTTGCGGTGGTTTTTGGAATTGGATTCACCATACTAAACGTTACTGGAACAGAGAACGCCGCCAAGCTTCAGAACGGAATTGTTGCTCTCTTGCTTTCGATGCTGGTTGTGTTTCTGGCATTCGGGATGCTAGAAGCGTTCGGAATCGTAGACGCTGACACACCTCCTTCTGAAGCTGAGAATGTCTGGGAAGTCGTTCCAATTCTCTCAGTTGCCGCACTTGTGTTTACATCATATCTAGGGTTTGCGCAGGTTGCGACCGTTGCTGGAGAGATGAAAGATCCAGGTCGGAACCTGCCATTGGCAATGATTGGTTCGGTTCTAATTGTTACAGCTCTATACGTAGTAACGATCTTCGTCGCGACAGATGTGTTTGATCAAACAGCACTAGAAGCAGCAGGTGAGACGGCGATGGTAGAGATTGGACGGGAATTGTTGGGAACACCAGGCGCACTAGTAATCATTATTGGAGGCTTACTGGCAACAATGTCATCAGCAAATGCATCGATACTAAGTACGTCTCGAGCGATTTACGGTGTCTCAAAGGACGCATTATTACCACAACGAGCAAGCCAGATTAATCTACAATACGGTACACCGCATATCGCATTGGGCATGGCTGGGGGCCCGATCATTGTCTTAGCGGCGACCAGACAGGTGCAATTGCTTGCAGAAGTTGCTTCGTTTCTTCATTTGATTATGTATGGGCTAATCTGTGTGGCATTGCTTGCCATCAGACGTGATGAGCCGGAATGGTACGACCCGGATTTCCGCGTTCCGGGAGGACCAGTTATTCCAGTTCTGGGTGCAATAGCAAGTTTCGGACTAATACTATTCATGAATAGACTTTCAATTGCTGTGGGTATTGGTGTAATTGCTGTGACAGTAGGCTGGTATTTATATTATGCTCGGGATGTAAAGCTTAAGGGGGTGCTATAA
- a CDS encoding DUF4212 domain-containing protein produces the protein MTQGSEQSQIEPDSETDYLDSPVHMFRPSTSFMRDHLKTIWGLFAIWLVVTFGPVTATWVATDTMTNIYVLEFQLHYFLTAIGSPVGALVLCGVYAWRRDQLDAKYNVAHSSETEDTTTQSAVTDGGDQL, from the coding sequence ATGACACAGGGAAGCGAACAAAGCCAAATTGAACCGGACAGTGAGACGGACTATCTTGACTCCCCGGTTCACATGTTCCGACCATCAACCTCGTTTATGCGAGATCACCTCAAAACGATATGGGGACTTTTTGCGATTTGGCTTGTTGTTACATTTGGCCCTGTTACAGCCACCTGGGTCGCTACAGATACGATGACAAATATCTATGTGCTTGAATTTCAACTACACTACTTCCTAACTGCAATTGGATCTCCCGTCGGGGCTCTTGTTTTATGCGGAGTGTACGCTTGGCGACGCGACCAACTGGATGCGAAATACAATGTTGCACACTCATCTGAAACCGAAGACACAACCACACAGTCAGCCGTAACTGATGGAGGTGATCAGCTATGA
- a CDS encoding TAXI family TRAP transporter solute-binding subunit: MTEENISRRNALKAAGAAGVAGMAGVAGCSDLFSSPDVTIASTSSGSSSYETGQALNYAASEHDADVDISIQTSEGWTANLYAYEAGDFNTISVDNNSLSQALNEEGDFEDDPVEEFPMQGFIFTSLEMFFVKREGADFNTVEELREGDYDIYPIEPGFGTRLMTEEVLQAAGIYDFDEEEGIENNNEINNADTTDIAEIIEEQEIDAIVLYGQNGVSLASWCDEVVTQNDLELVETDEDFAQTIDDLDGASLLEDSDPVERYGIEEGIDEGMEVAQWSLDGQWAFGSDVDPEHAYEIAEICKDHYETMRESDDSVLEYGDDPEIFTNAILEDHPVHPGVVDFLKDEGLWNDDWEEGEIDE, translated from the coding sequence ATGACGGAAGAAAATATCTCTCGTCGTAACGCACTCAAAGCAGCAGGGGCGGCAGGCGTAGCCGGGATGGCCGGTGTTGCGGGTTGTTCAGACCTATTTAGCAGTCCAGATGTCACAATTGCGAGTACCTCCTCAGGAAGCTCATCATATGAGACAGGGCAGGCGCTTAATTACGCAGCCAGTGAGCACGATGCTGATGTTGATATATCGATCCAGACTTCTGAGGGCTGGACTGCTAACCTCTATGCATACGAGGCAGGTGACTTTAATACAATTAGTGTTGACAATAACTCGCTTTCACAAGCACTTAATGAGGAAGGCGACTTCGAAGACGACCCTGTTGAAGAATTCCCAATGCAGGGATTCATATTTACGTCACTGGAGATGTTTTTCGTCAAGCGGGAAGGAGCTGACTTTAACACCGTTGAAGAACTGCGCGAAGGAGACTACGATATTTATCCAATTGAGCCAGGATTCGGGACACGACTAATGACTGAAGAAGTCCTCCAAGCAGCTGGCATTTATGACTTTGATGAGGAAGAAGGCATCGAGAACAATAACGAAATCAATAACGCAGACACGACCGATATTGCAGAAATCATTGAGGAACAAGAGATTGATGCTATTGTTCTCTATGGACAGAATGGTGTCTCTCTTGCAAGTTGGTGTGATGAAGTCGTAACACAGAATGATCTCGAATTGGTCGAGACTGATGAAGATTTTGCACAAACGATTGACGACCTTGATGGAGCGAGCCTATTGGAAGATAGTGATCCAGTAGAGCGATATGGTATTGAAGAAGGAATTGACGAGGGCATGGAAGTCGCCCAATGGAGCCTTGATGGCCAATGGGCATTTGGTAGCGATGTAGATCCAGAACACGCATACGAGATTGCTGAAATATGCAAGGATCACTACGAAACAATGCGAGAGTCTGACGACTCAGTGCTTGAATATGGCGATGACCCAGAGATCTTTACAAACGCAATTCTCGAGGATCACCCAGTACACCCAGGCGTTGTTGATTTCCTTAAAGACGAAGGTCTCTGGAATGACGACTGGGAAGAAGGAGAGATTGACGAATAA
- a CDS encoding TRAP transporter fused permease subunit, producing the protein MTIGPNIKDSELLNQPVSRSIKERVTKSAITDRISLWYLLTFLTLPYWGYMLYMIYQGAARHGFVGLFVGGILSLYALYEMTELVDGGRDSIQADVRRLFSRENIVETSLLLGSAIISIITSLYIHINVMDLLDRGYATTNEYIMAGLFTFAIIYLTWRSFGATFLAIVVVGILYGMFGYVAPGVLSHGGMSIERTLRTLVIGVNGFFGSLSQMTAAWIAPFLLYGGLLKAYGAFDLILRGAAYVGKLFSSGVAQAAVVASAVIGSVNGSQTANAGMTGSFTIPMMKDSGVRSKTSGGIEAVASTSGQVLPPVMGAGAFVMATLLGIAYVDVLVAGLIPAVILMITIIVAVHYVAAPQLTEADSVADNIDTDLSRRDAGLEIIKFGIPLGVLIYLLGVAQWSVQGSALYTVIAMVVMGILLPTGQATVETRNYRATFWMGVKTIKQTIVGFREGAIILAPIAIILIAISGVVDILEATGVPGVISLAIMDLSGGSLLLAGVLAMITCILLGLGMPTTGAYTIVALLVAPTLIEQFHMPELASHFFVFYAAILAGLTPPIATCVAVTTGIARSGFWETALEAIKISAPLFILPFSFLYHPEIVNHQGEITTNLLLTSGLIMLGALIMIHGINYRFKHARVQTAVIRAVFIGLGLVIMIYPGMMIQAAALGVGILLYMLLANVDDTRPLEQWRSRLPGA; encoded by the coding sequence ATGACGATCGGACCGAATATCAAAGACAGTGAATTGCTTAATCAACCAGTCAGTAGATCCATCAAAGAGCGTGTCACTAAGTCAGCGATTACTGATCGAATATCGCTATGGTATCTACTGACGTTTCTTACTCTTCCCTACTGGGGATATATGCTCTATATGATTTATCAGGGAGCTGCCCGACACGGATTCGTTGGGCTGTTCGTCGGTGGTATTCTCTCACTGTATGCTTTGTATGAGATGACGGAGTTGGTCGACGGAGGAAGAGATTCGATTCAGGCAGACGTCCGCAGACTATTTTCAAGAGAGAATATTGTAGAAACATCATTACTCCTTGGCAGCGCTATCATCTCGATCATAACCTCCCTTTATATCCACATTAACGTCATGGACCTCCTTGATCGAGGCTATGCGACGACAAATGAGTATATCATGGCCGGTCTATTCACATTTGCAATCATCTACTTAACGTGGCGATCTTTTGGGGCCACGTTCCTCGCAATCGTCGTCGTAGGTATCCTCTACGGAATGTTTGGATACGTCGCTCCAGGCGTTCTGAGTCATGGCGGGATGTCCATTGAACGGACACTGCGAACACTGGTTATTGGCGTTAACGGATTCTTTGGATCACTTTCACAGATGACAGCCGCATGGATTGCTCCATTCCTACTTTACGGAGGATTACTGAAAGCATATGGCGCATTTGATCTGATTCTCCGTGGTGCGGCATACGTTGGTAAACTGTTTTCCTCTGGAGTTGCCCAAGCCGCTGTTGTTGCAAGTGCCGTCATCGGATCGGTCAACGGAAGTCAAACAGCAAATGCAGGAATGACTGGTTCGTTTACGATTCCGATGATGAAAGACAGTGGGGTGAGATCAAAGACATCTGGTGGAATTGAGGCTGTTGCATCAACATCTGGTCAAGTACTTCCCCCCGTGATGGGTGCTGGCGCATTCGTGATGGCAACTCTACTTGGAATTGCCTATGTAGATGTGCTGGTTGCCGGGCTGATCCCGGCGGTAATCCTTATGATTACAATCATTGTGGCTGTCCACTATGTGGCTGCTCCGCAGCTCACTGAGGCTGACAGCGTTGCAGATAATATCGATACAGACCTGTCTCGTCGGGATGCTGGACTTGAGATTATCAAGTTCGGCATTCCGTTAGGTGTTCTCATTTATCTCCTTGGTGTTGCTCAGTGGAGTGTGCAAGGATCTGCATTGTACACTGTTATTGCTATGGTCGTCATGGGTATTTTGCTCCCAACCGGACAAGCGACTGTTGAAACACGCAACTACCGAGCAACGTTCTGGATGGGTGTAAAAACCATCAAGCAAACTATTGTTGGCTTCCGCGAAGGAGCAATTATCCTTGCCCCAATCGCAATTATTTTGATTGCTATCAGTGGTGTTGTCGACATTTTAGAAGCAACCGGTGTTCCTGGAGTTATTTCCCTTGCTATCATGGATCTATCTGGAGGATCACTGCTGTTAGCTGGCGTCTTGGCAATGATCACATGTATCTTGCTCGGGCTCGGTATGCCGACAACAGGTGCATACACAATTGTGGCACTGCTTGTTGCTCCAACGCTCATTGAGCAGTTCCATATGCCTGAACTTGCAAGTCACTTTTTCGTATTCTATGCTGCAATTCTTGCAGGTCTCACACCACCGATTGCAACATGTGTAGCGGTAACAACGGGAATTGCTAGATCGGGCTTCTGGGAAACTGCGTTAGAAGCAATCAAGATATCAGCACCACTGTTTATACTGCCATTCTCTTTCCTGTATCATCCAGAGATCGTCAATCATCAGGGTGAGATAACCACAAATCTCCTCCTAACGTCTGGATTGATTATGCTTGGTGCGCTGATTATGATCCACGGGATTAACTATCGGTTCAAGCATGCTCGTGTTCAAACTGCAGTCATTCGTGCTGTATTCATTGGTCTTGGCCTAGTCATCATGATTTATCCTGGCATGATGATTCAAGCGGCTGCACTTGGTGTCGGTATTTTGTTATACATGCTTCTCGCTAATGTTGATGATACTCGTCCACTGGAACAGTGGCGATCCCGGTTGCCTGGGGCATGA